Genomic DNA from Cupriavidus pauculus:
CATGCCGCCACGACGAACTATCCGCTGACGCTCGTCGTGGCGGGCAACCAGACGCTCGACATTGCGTTCAGCTATGCGACCGGGCTCTTCTCGGCCGACCGCATTGCCCAGTTGCAGCAACACTTCGTTGCGGTGCTGGGGCAACTGGCCGCCGCACCCGACGCCCATGTCGGCACGCTTGGGATCGGCACGGCAGGGACATCGATCGATGGCGGCGATCCGGGCACGCCGACGCTGCTGCTCGATGCATGGGCGCGGCATGTCGAGGCCGACCCGCAAGCAATCGCGGTGCGGTACGAAGCGGAGGCCATGACGCGGGCCGAGATCGATGCGCAAGCGAATGGCATTGCGCATGCCCTGCATGCCAAGGGCATCGGCACCGAAGATGTCGTCGCGCTCTGCCTCGAGCGATCTCCCGCATTCGTGGCCGGCTGGCTCGGCATTCTCAAGGCGGGCGCCGTATGCCTTCCGCTCGACGCGTCGCAGCCCGAGGGCCGGCTGCGGCAACTGGCCGATGCCGCCAACGCGCGGGCGACGATCGGTACGCTGTCCGATGTCGGCACGCTCGACCCCGCGCGGGTGCCCCCGTGCGCGCGGGCACCGGACGTGCGGATGCATCCGGACCAGGGCGCGTATGTCATTTTCACCTCGGGTTCCACGGGTACGCCCAAAGGTGTGCTGGTCAGTCACCGTGCGCTCGGCCAGTATCTCGATGGCGTGCTGACACGGCTCGCGTTGCCGGCGCACGCCAGCATGGCCATGATCTCCACCACCGCGGCCGATCTTGGGCATACCGTGTTGTTCGGCGCGCTCTACAGCGGCCGGACGCTGCATCTGATGTCGCGCGAGCGTGGCTTCTCGCCCGATCGCTTTGCCGAGTATATGGCCGCGCATCGCGTGGGCGTGCTCAAGATCGTGCCCAGTCATCTGCGGGCGCTGTTGCAGGCGGCAACACCCGCTGACGCCCTGCCGCATACGGCGCTGATCGTCGGTGGCGAACCCACGCCGGTGGACCTCGTCGCGCAGATCCGCGCGCTGCGTCCCGACATGGCCCTGTTCAACCATTACGGTCCGACGGAGGCGACGGTTGGCGTGCTGACGCATGCGAGCCACGCCGACGAACAAGGGGGCCTGCCGCTGGGCAGGCCGCTGCCTGGCATGACCGCGCATGTGCTGGACAGCGACCTGAACCCGCTGCCGGCGGGCATTGCGGGCGATCTCTACCTGCGCGGCGCGCAACTCGCGCGCGGGTATCTTGCGCAGCCCGGCATGACGGCCGAGCGCTTTGTGCCCGATCCGTTCGCAGACGGTCAGCGCATGTATCGCACTGGCGACCGCGTGCATGTCGATGGCGAAGGCCGGCTGCATTACCTCGGGCGTGCCGACGAGCAGGTGAAGGTGCGCGGCTATCGCATCGAACCCGGCGAAGTGGCCGAGCGGCTGCGCGCGCAGCCAGGCGTGCGCGATGCGGTCGTGCTCGTGCGCGGGGAGCGACTTGTGGCGTGGTGCGTGCTGGACGGCACCGATATCCACACGCTCAAGGCGCTGGCCAGGGCGCAGCTGCCCGACTACATGGTGCCGGCGCAGATTGTGGCGATCGATCGCGTGCCCGTCACGGCCAATGGCAAGCTCGACCGCCGCGCGCTGCCCGATCCGGTATTCGATGCCGAGTCCTACGTCGCGCCGCGCACGGACACCGAGGCGATGCTGGCCACGCTCTGGCAGGAGCTGCTCGACGTGCCGCGCGTGGGTGTGCACGACAACTTCTTTGCGCTCGGGGGGCACTCGCTGCTGATTACGCGCCTGGCCGGGCGGCTTGGTGTGGCGCTCGATCTGACGTTGCCGCTCAAGGTCTATTTCGACGCCGCGAACCTTGCAGAGATGGCCGCGCATATCGAAGCCGAACGTGCCGCGCGTGGTGGCGGCAGCGCGGATGCCGCGGGCAATGCCGAGGCGTGGCAGGACATGGAAGACTGGATGGATGATCTGGAGACGCAGGCATGAGCCTTGACAAGATGCGGCTTGCCCAACGTTTTGCCGGCCTGCCGCCGGCGGCGCAGGAACGCTTTCTTTACGAACTGCGGCAGCGGGGGCTCGACTTCGGCAGCCTGCCGATTCCGCCGCGTGGGCAGGCGGAGAGTGCGTTGTCGTATGCGCAGCAGCGGTTGTGGTTCTTGTGGCAGATGGACCGGGGCGCCGGGCTTTACAACATTCCGCGGGCGGTGCGGTTACGGGGTCGGCTCGATCTTGTTGCGCTGCAGGCGAGCTTCGATGCGCTCGTGGCACGGCATGAGAGTTTGCGGACGACGTTTCATGAATGCGACGGGGTCGCGGTGCAGCGGATCCATGCTGTGCTGCCCGTGACGATTCCGGTTGTGGATGTCACGGAAGGTTCCTTGACCGCGCATGTGGATGCGGAGGCCCAGGCACCGTTCGATCTCGAGCATGGGCCGCTGATGCGCGTGCGTCTGCTACGTCTGGCCGACGATGACCACGTGCTGCTCGTGACCATGCACCATATCGTCTCGGACGGATGGTCGATGGGCGTGGTCATCGACGAGTTTGCCGCGCTCTATACCGCGCACACGCAAGGACGGCCTTTGGCGCTGCCGTTGCCGGACGCGCAGTATGCGGACTATGCGGCGTGGCAGCGGAACTGGCTCGAGGCCGGGGAGCGGGAGCGGCAGCTCGCGTACTGGCACGCGACACTGGGTCCGGACCCCGTCGTGCTCGAGCTCCCTGCCGATCGGGCTCGGCCTGCGGTGCCTTCGCATCGCGGGGGCTTTGTCTCGTTCTCGCTTGGGCGTGATGATGTGCGTCAGCTTGGCGAGCTGGCCCGTCTGGCCGATACCACGACGTTCACGGTGTTGCTCGCGGCGTTCCAGATTCTGCTCTATCGCTATACGGGGCAGCAGGACATTCGCGTCGGCGTGCCAGTCGCCAATCGCAATCGTGCCGAGACCGCTCGTACGGTCGGGTTCTTTGTCAACACGCAGGTGTTGCGCGGTCTCGTCGATGGCTCGCGTAGTGTGTTGCGCTTGCTGGGCGAGGCACGCGAGTCCGTGCAGCAGGCGCAGGCGCATCAGGAATTACCGTTCGAGCAACTGGTCGAGGCATTGCAGCCCGAGCGGAGCCTGTCGCATAACCCGTTGTTTCAGGTCATGCTCAACCACCAGCGGCGGGATCTGCGGGCATTGCGGCAGTTGCCGGGCCTCACGCTAGAGCGCGTGGCACGCACGGCCAGCGCGGCCAAGGTGGATCTCGCGCTCGATACACAGGAGGATGAGGACGGGCTCGAGGGTGTGTTCGGCTACGCGAGCGATCTGTTCGAACATGCGACGGTGGAGCGGTTGCAGGGGCATTATGTGGCGGTGTTGCGGCAGATGATGGGGGCGCCCGATGGATTGGTGGCCGACATCGTGCTCGAGCATGCCGAGGCTCGGGATGAGGATCCTCGGTTCCGCGATGCCGTGCCGGTACATACGGCGATTGCCTGGCAGGCGGCGGTGCAGCCGGATGGGATTGCTGTGCGATGCGGGGAGATTGCGCTGACCTACGCGCAACTGGACCGCGAGGCCGACCGACTCGCCCGCGCGCTGGTCGACCGCCTTGCGGGCGGCGAGCCAGTAGTCGGTGTCGTCATCGACCGTACCCCCGCCATGATCATCCGGCTGCTGGCCGTGCTCAAGGCCGGGGCGGCCTATGTGCCGATCGATCCGGAATTGCCAGCGGCCCGTATTGCCGAGATGATCGACGGCGCGCGCGTGCAGCTACTGTTGTCCTCGCAGCGGCTGCGTGGGCGTGTGCAGACTGCCCTGCCCGTGCTGGAAATGGAGAGCGTCGGCGACAGCGACGCAGCATTGCCCACCGTGCTGCCGGGCCAGCTAGCCTATCTGATCTACACCTCTGGTTCGACCGGCACCCCCAAGGCCGTCGCCGTCGAGCACGGCCCGCTCGCCATGCATTGCCACGCGACCGCCGAGCAATACGGCATGGCCCCCGGCGAGCGCGAGTTGCACTTACTTGCCTTCAGCTTCGATGGCGCGCACGAGCGCTGGCTCGCGCCGCTCGTTGCCGGCGCGGAGGTCGTGCTGCGCGATGACGAACTGTGGAGCGCCGAGCGGACCATCGAAGCCTTTGCCGCGCATCGCATCACGAACGGCGGCTTCCCGCCCGCCTACCTGGCCCGCCTGGCCGAAGCCGCGCAGGCCAGCGCCGACGAGCCCCCAACGCTGCGGTTGCTATCGATGGGCGGCGAGGCTATCTCGCGTGAGAGCTTCAACAATGTTCGTCGCGCATTCCGCGTCAAGACCCTCATCAATGGATACGGACCGACCGAGGCCGTGGTGTCGCCGCTGGCATGGGTGGCCCATCCCGACACGCCATTCACGGCGGCCTATGCGCCAATCGGCCGGCCGGTGGGATCCCGGCATGCATATGTGCTCGATGCCGATCTGAACCCAGTCCCGTATGGCGCCATCGGCGAGCTGTATATCGGTGGCTTCGGGCTTGCACGCGGGTATGCCCATCGGCCCGCGCTGACGGCTGAACGGTTCCTGCCCGATCCGTTTGTGGCCGGTGCACGCATGTACCGTACCGGCGATCTGGTAAGGCAGGCGCCCGATGGCAATGTCGAGTACGTTTCGCGGCGCGATCATCAGGTCAAGATTCGCGGGTATCGGATCGAGCCGGGCGAGATCGAGGCTCGGCTACGGGCCTGTGCGGGTGTGGCGGAGGCCGCCGTCCTCGCAGCGGAGACCGCGATCGGCGCGCAACTGGTCGCGTATGTCTCTGGCGCGGCTGACCCGCTGGTGTTGCGGCGCCTGCTCGAGGACACGCTGCCTGCCTATATGGTCCCGGCGCAGATCGTCGCGCTCGACCGGTTGCCCGTTACGTCGAACGGCAAGCTCGACCGGCGCGCGCTGCCCGCACCGGTCTTCGAGGCGACCGAGCATGTGACCGCTGCCACCGACATCGAAGCCGCGCTTGTGCGGATCTGGCAGGACGTGCTCGGCGTCGAGCGTGTGGGCGTCACCGACAACTTCTTCGAGCTCGGTGGGGATTCGATCCTCTCGATTCAGGCGGTCAGCCGCGCGCGGCAGGCAGGACTGCGCTTTACGCCGAAGGATCTGTTTCTGCATCAGACCGTGCGGGCGTTGGCACAGGTGGTGACGTCCGCGCAGAGCGCCGGGGAGGCGATGCCCACAGGCGAGGTGCCGCTGCTACCCGTGCAGCGCGAGTTCTTCGAAGCGCCGATTCCTTCCCGGCATCACTGGAATCAGGCGGTGTTGCTGCGGCCGACGCAAGCGCTCGACGTGGCACGGTTGCAAACCGCGGTCGATCGGCTCGTCGCGCATCACGACGCGTTGCGGTTACGGTTTGCCGAGCGAGACGGCGACTGGACGCAGCACTATGCGGACACCGCGATCACGACCGTGACGCACGATGCGGTGACCGAGGACGCGCTGACCGACGCTTGCACGCGCGCGCAACACGAACTGAACCTCGAACACGGCCCGCTGCTGCGCGTGGCATTGTTCACGTTGCCCGATGGCTCGCAACGGTTGCTCATTGCGATTCACCACCTCGTGGTCGATGGGGTGTCGTGGCGCATCCTGCTGGAAGACCTCCAGCAAGCGTACCGCGACGAGGCAGCGTTGCCCGCGCGAACATCGTCATATCAGGCGTGGTCCCGCAGGCTGCGGCACCACGCGCAATCCACCACGATGGCCGACGAATCGGCATTCTGGCTCGGCCAGCCCGATGCCCCGCAACCCGTCCCCGACCACGACGTCCCCGCGCTCGCCCGCGATGCCGCGCACGAGACCGTGCGGATCGACCCCCACCGCACCGCGCAGTTGCTACAGGACGCGCACGCCGCCTATCGCACGCGGATCAACGACCTCCTGCTTGCCGCGGTCGCGTCGGCCACGGGTCAGTGGACCGGCCACTCGCGCATCGGCATCGTGCTCGAAGGCCATGGACGCGAGTCGCTGTTCGAGGACGTCGATTTGTCGCGAACCGTTGGCTGGTTCACGTCGATCTATCCGCTTGTGCTGCCCGTCGGCACGGACATCGGCGACGGCATTCGCCAGGCCAAGGAGGCGCTGCGCGCCGTGCCATCGCAAGGCCTCGGCTATGGCCTGCTGCGCCATGACGGCCCTGACGCCGTTCGCCATGCATTGGCCGCCCGCACGCTGCCCCGCATCACGTTCAACTATCTGGGGCAGTTCGATCAGGGTAACACCCGGGACCAGGGCGCGCTGTTCGAGCGTGCGAACGAACCATCGGGGGACAGCCGCAGCCCCGATGCACCGCTCGGCAACTGGATCACGATCAACGGACAGGTCTTCGACGGCGTGCTGGAGTTTCGCATCGGCTACAGCCGGGCGCAGTTCGCGACCCTGCGTCCGCTGGCAGAGGCGTTGCAAGCCGCGCTCGAAGGCGTGGTCGACCACTGCGTCGCGCAGGGCACGGACGCCCATCATCAGAGCATGACGCCGTCGGACCTCGTGAACGTGACAATGGATCAGGCGTCGCTGGACGCGCTGCTCGACACCGTGTTGTAGGACATACGCATGACTTCGGAACGACGCAAGCAGGATATCGAAACCATCGCGGCCCTCACGCCGCTGCAACAGGGGGTACTGTTCCACGCCCTCGAACGCGGGCACGAAGATCCCTATCACTACCAGCGCGTCTTCGTGCTGGAGGGCGACCTCTCCGTGCCGCGCTTCGAGCAGGCGTGGCAGCAAGCCGCCGATCGCCATCAGGCCCTCCGCACCGACTATATCGTCGGCGAAAGCGATACCCCGCTGCAGGTCATCTACAAGCGCCGCCCCGTCACGCTCGAACAGGTCGACTGGCGGGATCAGGATGCAACGAGCCAGCGTGCCGCGCTCGAGGCGTGGCTCGCTGTGCAACGCGCGGAAGGCTTCGGCTTTCGCCGTGCCGCCGATCTGCGGCTGCGGCTCATGCGGATCGGCGCGGACCAATGGTGGCTGGCCTGGAGCTTTCACCACGTGCAGATGGATGGCTGGAGCGTCGGCATTGCGCTGTCCGACGTGCTGCGCGCCTATCGCGGCGACGCGCTGCCACCGCTGTCGCGCCCGTTCAGCAGCTATCTGCTATGGCTCGGCCAGCGCGACCATGCCGGCTCGCTCGCGCACTGGCAGTCGGTGCTCGATCTCGCCGACGGGCGCACGCCCATGCCGTATGAGGGCATTGCGCAACGCGCGGCACGCGCGGGCTATGCGGAGCAGAAGCTCAGTTGCGGTCCCGCGCTCAGCGCCGCATTGCGCGATCGCGCGCGCGGCGCCGGTGTCACGCTCAATACGATCGTTCAGTCCGCATGGGGCTGGCTGCTCGCGCGCCACGCCGGCACCGATGGCGCGATGTTCGGCACGACCGTTTCGGGCCGTTCGGGGGAGTTGCCCGGCATCGAGCAGACCGTCGGCCTGTTTATCAACACGCTGCCGCAGTATGTGCCGGTGCCGGCCGATATGGCCGTGCGCGATTGGTGGCAGGCCGTGCAGCGGCAGGCCGTCTCCAATCAGCAGCATGAACATACGCCCTTGCCCGATATCCAGCGTCTGCGCGAAGGCGGTACGGACGGCGGCGCGCTGTTCGAGAGCATCGTGGTGTTCGAAAATTATCCGGTCGATGCCGCGCTGCGGCAACCGATCGACGGCCTCGCGATCCGCCTGCTCGATCTGCGCCAGCCCACGGGCACCGGCGAGGCGGTAACCACGCATGGCCGCAACAACTTCGCGCTGAGCCTGATCGCCGTTGCCGAAGCGCAGCTGCATCTGACGCTCGCCTACCGGCGCGATGCGTTCGACGACGACGCCATGACCACGCTGCTGCGTCAGCTGGAATCCGGGCTGCAGGCCATGGCCGACGACTCGGGGCAACCGTTGGGCGCCCTCGCGCTGCCCACCTCGGACCGGGACGGTATCGTGCGCGGCGAACCCGCGCCTCCGGCGCCCGGCGTGCTGGACCGCTGGCAACAGCATCTGGCCGCCAATCCCGACGCCCCGGCGCTGCAGGACGACGCCACCGTGCTTACGCGCGCGCGGGCCGATGCGCTCGCCAACGGTATCGCCCATGCGCTGCGCGCACAGGGTGTCGGCGCGGAAAGCGTGGTGGCGCTATGCATCGATCGATCGGTGGCGTTCGGTGTCGGCTGGCTCGGCGTGCTGAAGGCGGGCGCCATCTGCCTGCCGCTCGATCCGGCCCAGCCCGCCGAGCGCCTTCGGCAGTTGCTGCACGATGCGGATGCGGTGGCCATCGTGGGCACACCCGTCGGCGCGACGCCGTTGCCCGCCATCGACCCCATGACGGCCACGCCTGCCGAGCGCCCTCGGCAATTGCTGCACGATGCGGGTGCGGTCGCCATCGTGGGCACACCCGTCGGCGCGACGCCGTTGTCCGTCATCGACCCCATGACGGCCACGCCTGCCGAGCGCCCTCGGCAATTGCCGCACGATGCGGGGGCGATGGCCATCGTGGGCACACCCGTCGGCGCGACGCCGTTGCCCGTCATCGACCCCATGACGGCCACCCCCGCCGAGCGCCCTCGGCAATTGCCGCACGATGCGGGGGCGATGGCCATCGTGGGCACACCCGTCGGCGCGACGCCGTTGCCCGTCATCGATCCCATGACGGCCACGCCGCGGACCGATGCGCCGGCCAACCCGTGGCGGCCCGATCAGGGCGCCTACCTGATCTACACATCGGGATCGACGGGTGCACCGAAGGGCGTGGTCGTCAGCCATCGGGCAATCGCCCACTACACGGCCGGCGTTCTCGCGCGGCTCGCCCTCCCGCAGGCATCGAGCATGGCGATGGTCTCGACGCCGGCCGCCGACCTCGGTCATACGATGCTGTTCGGCGCACTGTGCGGCGGCCATCTGCTGCACCTGATATCGGCGCGGCGCGCGACCGATCCCGATCGGTTCGCCGAATACATGGCGTTGCACGGCGTCGGCGCGCTCAAGATCGTCCCCGCGCATCTGCGCGGACTGCTGGAGGCGAAGGACGCAGCCCATGTGCTGCCGGCCCACGCGCTCGTGCTCGGTGGCGAGGCCACGTCCGCGGAGCTTGCCGCGCGCCTGCATGCGCTGCGTCCCGAGATGCAGCTGTTCAACCACTACGGTCCCACCGAGACCACGGTCGGCGTGCTGACCCATCATGCGGAAGCTGACGCGTTCGCGGCCGGCGGCCCAGCCGTGCCCACGGGCCTGCCGCTGCCGGGCACACATGTCCATGTGCTCGACCGCGCGGGAAACCCCGTGCCGCGCGGCGTGGCCGGCGAGCTGTACGTGGGCGGACCGCAGGTCGCGCGTGGCTATCTGCGGCAGGCGGGCGTCACGGCGAGCCGCTTTTTGCCGGATCCGATCGTGCCCGGCGGCCGCATGTATCGCACCGGCGATCGCGTGCGGCAGGATGAAGCCGGCCGCATCCACTACATCGGCCGCGCCGACGATCAGGTCAAGATTCGCGGATACCGTGTGGAGCCCGGCGAGGTCGCGCATGCGGTGCGCGCCATCGCGGGCGTACGCGATGCGGCCGTGCTCGTGCGCGATGGCCGGCTCGTGGCCTGGTGCGTGCTCGACGGCGTGACGGCGGACGCCGTGCGTGCCGCGCTGCGGGGTGCCCTGCCCGACCATATGGTGCCGTCGCATGTGGTGCCGGTGGACAGGCTGCCGGTAACCGCCAATGGCAAGCTCGATCGCCACGCATTGCCCGATCCCGAAGCGACGGCCCACGCGTTCGTTCCACCGCGGACCGAAACGGAGACTGCGCTCGCGCAGGTCTGGCAGGACGTGCTCGGTGTGCCGCAGGTCAGCGCCACGGACAATTTCTTTGCGCTGGGCGGCGATTCGATCCTGACGCTCAAGATCATTGCGCGGCTCAAGAAGGGCGGTCGGCGTCTGCTGCCGAGGCAGGTGTTCGAGTCTCCGGTGCTGACTGACCTTGCCGCGGCCATCGACGCCGCGACACCCGCTGCCACGCCGGCGGCAACTCAGGCGGTGACCGCGCCCGCAGCCGTCTCCCTCGCCGACCGCACGCGTCCGCTCGCGCTATCGTTCACGCAGCAGCGGCTCTGGTTCCTGTGGCAACTCGATCCGCAGGGCGGCACCTACAACATCCCGCGCGCGGTCCGTCTGCGCGGCACGCTCGATCGCGACGCGCTGCAACGGACCTTCGATGCGCTCGTGGCGCGGCACGAAGCGCTGCGCACCACGTTCGACGCGGAAGGCAGCGAGGTCTGGCAACGCATTCACGCGCCCGCCCGCGTCGATATCGCCATCACCGATCTGCGCGCGGCGCCGGACACCGCGCCCGTGCATGCCGATGCCGAGGCGCTGGCCCCATTCGATCTGCGCCAGGGTCCGCTGTTGCGCGTGCGGCTGCTCCAGCTCGCCGACGACGATCACGTGCTGCTGGTCACGCTGCACCATATCGTCGCCGACGGCTGGTCGATGGGCATCGTAATCGACGAGTTCGCGCGGCTCTATTCGGGCTTTGCCACCGGCAATGCGGTCACCCTCGCGCCACTGGCCCAGCAGTACGCGGACCACGCCGCGTGGCAACGGCGTCCCGAGCAGACGGCCGCCATCGCGCGTCAGCTGGACTGGTGGCGCGCGCATCTGGATGGGGCGCCGCGTGTGCTGGCGCTGCCGACCGATCGCGCGCGTCCGGCCACGCCGTCGCATAGGGCCGACGTGGTGCCCGTTGACTTCGCACCGGCACTGGTCGCGCAACTCCGGGGGCTTGCACAGTCGTCCAACACGACGCTGTTCGCGGTGCTGCTCGGCGCGTTCCAGGCGCTGCTCTATCGTGTGTCGGGGCAGACGTCGCCGTGCATCGGCGTGCCGATTGCCAATCGCCATCGCGCGGAAACCGCGGAGGTGGTCGGGGTGTTTATCAATACGCAGGTGTGGCGCGCGCGGCTGGCGCCCACCATGACCTATCGCGAACTGCTTGCGCAGGTGCGGCAGACCGCGGCCGATGCGCAGGCCAATCAGGACCTGCCGTTCGAGCAGCTCGTGGAAGCGTTGCAGCCCGCGCGCGATCTGTCGCGCAATCCGCTGTTCCAGGCGATGGCGAACCATCAGCGGCGCGACCGCGGCGCGGCGCGGCGCATTGCCGGCCTGACCGTGGAACCCGTGGAACGGCTCTCGCGGCGGACCAAGATGGATCTGTCGCTCGACACGCAGGAGGACGAGACCGGCGCGCTGCAGGGCATGCTGGGCTATGCCACCGATCTGTTCGATGCGGCGACCATTGCGCAATGGCGCGATCTGTATCTCGATATCCTCGCCCGCATGGTCGGCCAGCCCGATGCGGCATTGGGTGCTACCGATGCGGTGCCGCCGGTGGCCGAGCCTGGGCGGCCGGCTTCGGTGCCGGGCTATGTCCCGCCGCGTACGCCGACGCAGCGCTGGCTCGCGGATGTGTGGGCGCGTGCGCTTGGCGTGCCACGCATCGGCGTGCATGACAATGTGTTCGAGGCTGGCGCGCACTCGCTGCTGTGCCTGCAGGTGCTGGCGCAGTTGCGTTCCGCTGCTGCGGGCATGCACGTGGAACTGCGCGATCTGATGCAGTATCCGT
This window encodes:
- a CDS encoding non-ribosomal peptide synthetase; its protein translation is MSLDKMRLAQRFAGLPPAAQERFLYELRQRGLDFGSLPIPPRGQAESALSYAQQRLWFLWQMDRGAGLYNIPRAVRLRGRLDLVALQASFDALVARHESLRTTFHECDGVAVQRIHAVLPVTIPVVDVTEGSLTAHVDAEAQAPFDLEHGPLMRVRLLRLADDDHVLLVTMHHIVSDGWSMGVVIDEFAALYTAHTQGRPLALPLPDAQYADYAAWQRNWLEAGERERQLAYWHATLGPDPVVLELPADRARPAVPSHRGGFVSFSLGRDDVRQLGELARLADTTTFTVLLAAFQILLYRYTGQQDIRVGVPVANRNRAETARTVGFFVNTQVLRGLVDGSRSVLRLLGEARESVQQAQAHQELPFEQLVEALQPERSLSHNPLFQVMLNHQRRDLRALRQLPGLTLERVARTASAAKVDLALDTQEDEDGLEGVFGYASDLFEHATVERLQGHYVAVLRQMMGAPDGLVADIVLEHAEARDEDPRFRDAVPVHTAIAWQAAVQPDGIAVRCGEIALTYAQLDREADRLARALVDRLAGGEPVVGVVIDRTPAMIIRLLAVLKAGAAYVPIDPELPAARIAEMIDGARVQLLLSSQRLRGRVQTALPVLEMESVGDSDAALPTVLPGQLAYLIYTSGSTGTPKAVAVEHGPLAMHCHATAEQYGMAPGERELHLLAFSFDGAHERWLAPLVAGAEVVLRDDELWSAERTIEAFAAHRITNGGFPPAYLARLAEAAQASADEPPTLRLLSMGGEAISRESFNNVRRAFRVKTLINGYGPTEAVVSPLAWVAHPDTPFTAAYAPIGRPVGSRHAYVLDADLNPVPYGAIGELYIGGFGLARGYAHRPALTAERFLPDPFVAGARMYRTGDLVRQAPDGNVEYVSRRDHQVKIRGYRIEPGEIEARLRACAGVAEAAVLAAETAIGAQLVAYVSGAADPLVLRRLLEDTLPAYMVPAQIVALDRLPVTSNGKLDRRALPAPVFEATEHVTAATDIEAALVRIWQDVLGVERVGVTDNFFELGGDSILSIQAVSRARQAGLRFTPKDLFLHQTVRALAQVVTSAQSAGEAMPTGEVPLLPVQREFFEAPIPSRHHWNQAVLLRPTQALDVARLQTAVDRLVAHHDALRLRFAERDGDWTQHYADTAITTVTHDAVTEDALTDACTRAQHELNLEHGPLLRVALFTLPDGSQRLLIAIHHLVVDGVSWRILLEDLQQAYRDEAALPARTSSYQAWSRRLRHHAQSTTMADESAFWLGQPDAPQPVPDHDVPALARDAAHETVRIDPHRTAQLLQDAHAAYRTRINDLLLAAVASATGQWTGHSRIGIVLEGHGRESLFEDVDLSRTVGWFTSIYPLVLPVGTDIGDGIRQAKEALRAVPSQGLGYGLLRHDGPDAVRHALAARTLPRITFNYLGQFDQGNTRDQGALFERANEPSGDSRSPDAPLGNWITINGQVFDGVLEFRIGYSRAQFATLRPLAEALQAALEGVVDHCVAQGTDAHHQSMTPSDLVNVTMDQASLDALLDTVL
- a CDS encoding condensation domain-containing protein, yielding MTSERRKQDIETIAALTPLQQGVLFHALERGHEDPYHYQRVFVLEGDLSVPRFEQAWQQAADRHQALRTDYIVGESDTPLQVIYKRRPVTLEQVDWRDQDATSQRAALEAWLAVQRAEGFGFRRAADLRLRLMRIGADQWWLAWSFHHVQMDGWSVGIALSDVLRAYRGDALPPLSRPFSSYLLWLGQRDHAGSLAHWQSVLDLADGRTPMPYEGIAQRAARAGYAEQKLSCGPALSAALRDRARGAGVTLNTIVQSAWGWLLARHAGTDGAMFGTTVSGRSGELPGIEQTVGLFINTLPQYVPVPADMAVRDWWQAVQRQAVSNQQHEHTPLPDIQRLREGGTDGGALFESIVVFENYPVDAALRQPIDGLAIRLLDLRQPTGTGEAVTTHGRNNFALSLIAVAEAQLHLTLAYRRDAFDDDAMTTLLRQLESGLQAMADDSGQPLGALALPTSDRDGIVRGEPAPPAPGVLDRWQQHLAANPDAPALQDDATVLTRARADALANGIAHALRAQGVGAESVVALCIDRSVAFGVGWLGVLKAGAICLPLDPAQPAERLRQLLHDADAVAIVGTPVGATPLPAIDPMTATPAERPRQLLHDAGAVAIVGTPVGATPLSVIDPMTATPAERPRQLPHDAGAMAIVGTPVGATPLPVIDPMTATPAERPRQLPHDAGAMAIVGTPVGATPLPVIDPMTATPRTDAPANPWRPDQGAYLIYTSGSTGAPKGVVVSHRAIAHYTAGVLARLALPQASSMAMVSTPAADLGHTMLFGALCGGHLLHLISARRATDPDRFAEYMALHGVGALKIVPAHLRGLLEAKDAAHVLPAHALVLGGEATSAELAARLHALRPEMQLFNHYGPTETTVGVLTHHAEADAFAAGGPAVPTGLPLPGTHVHVLDRAGNPVPRGVAGELYVGGPQVARGYLRQAGVTASRFLPDPIVPGGRMYRTGDRVRQDEAGRIHYIGRADDQVKIRGYRVEPGEVAHAVRAIAGVRDAAVLVRDGRLVAWCVLDGVTADAVRAALRGALPDHMVPSHVVPVDRLPVTANGKLDRHALPDPEATAHAFVPPRTETETALAQVWQDVLGVPQVSATDNFFALGGDSILTLKIIARLKKGGRRLLPRQVFESPVLTDLAAAIDAATPAATPAATQAVTAPAAVSLADRTRPLALSFTQQRLWFLWQLDPQGGTYNIPRAVRLRGTLDRDALQRTFDALVARHEALRTTFDAEGSEVWQRIHAPARVDIAITDLRAAPDTAPVHADAEALAPFDLRQGPLLRVRLLQLADDDHVLLVTLHHIVADGWSMGIVIDEFARLYSGFATGNAVTLAPLAQQYADHAAWQRRPEQTAAIARQLDWWRAHLDGAPRVLALPTDRARPATPSHRADVVPVDFAPALVAQLRGLAQSSNTTLFAVLLGAFQALLYRVSGQTSPCIGVPIANRHRAETAEVVGVFINTQVWRARLAPTMTYRELLAQVRQTAADAQANQDLPFEQLVEALQPARDLSRNPLFQAMANHQRRDRGAARRIAGLTVEPVERLSRRTKMDLSLDTQEDETGALQGMLGYATDLFDAATIAQWRDLYLDILARMVGQPDAALGATDAVPPVAEPGRPASVPGYVPPRTPTQRWLADVWARALGVPRIGVHDNVFEAGAHSLLCLQVLAQLRSAAAGMHVELRDLMQYPSIVTLGEVIDRRSRGEAEPEARDHAVRLNRAVAGAAPLFCVHASFGTVSDYAALAQALDGQRTVYGLACPPVERFDDIEALALAHVEAVCRTQPRGPYHLLGWSLGGALAARIASLLEQRGETVAFVGLVDSHVPKAADHVSQPRGSIEELVDYLGQALPGLDRAALAVEVEAARAEADGAARVERIVRAAFAQAGGAPDADIQAEVTRMLGTATRLRALVGAVTIAPVRVAVDNWWTADRATTDIARMHALLPSCTAAQRIDATHLGIVRAADWLAAVGAKVAQGEVATLAR